The genomic window TAACCAATTGTGcacaattaattatgaaaatattaaacttgaaaaagaattacatacagaaataattattaaaaatgaaatattagatgaaactgctttagaaaaaaaatcatttacatgtgatatttgtaataaaagatataataaaCGATATTatttagttcaacataaacggattcatagcggagaaaaaccattttcatgtgacatttgtaagaaaacattttatcataaaattaatttaaatcaacatAAACGGATACATagtgatgaaaaattttcatgtgatatgtgtaataaaacatttaaacaacaaaattctttaattttacataaacgacttcatagtggagaaaaaccattttcatgtgatatttgtaataaatcatttactcaaCAACGTACTTTAGCTCAACATAAAGGAATACATAgtgaagaaaaaccattttcatgtagtatttgtaataaaacatttagtcTAAAAAGATATTTAGTTCTACATAAACAGATTCATAgtgaagaaaaatcattttcatgtgatatttgtgataaatcatttagtcAACAGAGTACTTTAGCTGCACATAAACGGATACATAgtgaagaaaaatcattttcatgtagtatttgtaataaaacatttagtctaaaaagatatttagttcaacataaacgGATACATAgtgaagaaaaatcattttcatgtgatatttgtaatatagGATTTAATAAACGAATTTCTTTAGTTCAACATAAATGTATCCAAAGtgaagaaaaaccatttacatgtaatatttgtaatattaaatatgagcAACAAAGTGATTTAATTACACATCAACGATTTCATAGTGgagaaacaaaatttgatattggtAATAAAAGCTATATCCATAGAAGTAATTTAAAAACGTATTCACGGTCGATAAAAAGCACAAACaatattgtaacaaaataaaatcgtcAGTGAATGATGTCAAGTGAAGTAATTTATCCATTtccctatatataataataataaagcaaaCGAGGGGTACCCTAAGTGGGTTTCTAGCACCTAGGCCAAGAGTTCTCTGTCCCCTCTTTAAGAACGACCTATCACCCGAGGACGAGACGTCTTCGGGTAGGAGGCGTTATTAAAATCGAATGAAGCTAAATGATTTTGTCGAGACCAGACCTTCTCCGTCGGGATCTCTCCCAGAATTTATGGATCCTAGGTTTCGGACCCGAATATTCTGAATCTAAAGTCTTGCAGATTTCTGCagatgcaaataacatgtatggaggtttcGTAATCCTCCATACAGGCTCTACAAGTGGAATCATTAGAGATccccatgttatgaaggtgatagttcaatcgacagtgtcctgtcaagagtaccaccacccttctcaactgtgctctagtaaGTTTCAGACGGGCACAGTCGAATGGTCTAGCTGTGGCTATACACAGTTTGGCCTATCGCATCCCCTGCGCAAAGTCCCAGTTATCAAGATGGGCTTGTCGTAACCATtctttgattcggtaaattacagAGCATCTTGCTGTGAGCATGACAGGTTCAGGTGAAAGAGGCCTTTGAGACGATTTCTCTTCGCCAACGAGTCTGCTGCTTTATTCCCTAACACCAGAGTGACatcactatatattataaatgtgaaagtaagaatgtttgtttgtttgtatgtttatttgaatgaaactgtacaataatataacgcataaatcagaataacacaggagttataatttaaaaagatatattaaaaaaattaaatttaatctatgACATTTCACTACGCCATCTATGAGTATCATTTTGAACAATAGAATAAAGATTTCTTAAAATTGTGTACGATAttcaattcatggccacctgttcTTATACAATGAATCAACTactatataacattaaaaaaaattgaattctgtatataatattttacctatgtaaaacaatcatTAACCCAATtgcgagtgttatggaaagcgGATATGCGAGAGCAAGGGAAGTTGGAGGCTATAACGCgatggtctttacttttaagcacaGCGAAGCGGGCGCTAATCAAGCTGGTTTTATAAAAgcatttgtacaaaaaatgaaaaggaataatttttttgttaccatTAACCATAACCACAAGTTGCATCCATGACTATGAGGGGATATCTTAACTGAACTTTGATGGCGATAGGTAATAATTGTTTtcataaacttataaaaaaaaaattggaataccGCAGCAACATCATCGTGTATGGTggcttgtttataattttaaaaaatgtaacaaacaatattaataaatttaaattacataaaataaaagctCCTTCTTTTTGAATTCCTAAAGAAACCTTCCCATTTCTACTTGTTTCGGTTCTACAACagtatatttttcagtttttaaaacatgcttgttttttattttagatgtgGAAATTCGTAAGAGCGTCTACAAACCTTACGAATAAAAGTGATGACGGagaaatgaaaaactgaaaactaAGAATCGATGGAAATGAGCCTAATTTTGGTTTTGGGGCCGCTGAACTTGAATAACACAACGAAAATAGCCTCTTGGAGTTTATTACGAGAATATGTACAAATTTCGCCAAAACTCGTTATTCGGGAGTTATCATGGCCGTTGAACATGAATATCAGTATGAAAATGGTCTCCGAAATACCTGGTACCCAGGGTGGGCGAATGGGGGACGCCCAAGGAcaaaatatgttacatattctCGTAAAGCTCCTAGAGACGAGGTGATTGTTGACATAGTTTGTAGGCACTTTTGTTGTGAAAAAGTTTGTAGATACCCTTATGAATTGAATGCAACAAAACGCAGTTGACCCGATTTTAGAACTTTATTCCATTGactatttataatcattttttcagctACGTCAGGCagataaaacttaaaatgatcCTTCACAACaccaatataaaaaacaattgactgaataaattgttgaattacATATTGATGGTGAATTGTTACAACTTGTCAATCGGGCGAAAAGtgataatacaatttttcggcatctggaataattttcaaaatatcgaaaattgaaaactttgtttaattatttaacttttgctatttcgaaaaccaaagcggatatcgaaaaattttattcttattcattagttataacaaaattcatcaccaaaaaataaggtacaaataatttcaaccctaaatctaaaattgcctttgtattcgtactaccttaaatgggATCTAATCCATaggttaaataattcaaatatggGATCCTtttcagtatttatttttttttttttttttggtaaatacaaCAAAATCGAGCAActatttatcgaaattagaaataatcataaaaatgataacttaaaaaaaattgtattaaatttgtactaaattaaacaaatacataacaattttataaaatatatatataaaaaaaatttcacaagtgtaaatatatataaattataatttaattaattaacaattattttaattaaatttttgtaacttaAAAAAAGCGTCGTgtctttttgtttatataatttctttcttcttttttttttttttacaattaaattaaaaaataattaattctatacAAGCGGAATGTACAATAAATTGCAAACTACTTATTAtactaaattcataaaaatttacataattgttttaaaaataatttttaaatatgttttatgcattttattgaatattaattaataaaaatcggttaagtattaatctttatattacaaaatgttttaagtaatattttattcaattaattatatcaataatattttattcaaataacacACTTGGCGGTATGTAAAGCCCGCACTCAAGGTCAGTACAGTGTATATTTTATGCTAGTGGCGCTTCCTTTCATATTTAGAACTTTAGCTACAGTAACGCCATCTTAATTTCTCTCGATTTCTCGAACACTTATTATACAGAGTCGATTCTCCTTACCCTTTACCCTCTATATATTTAACCTAGCGtaatccaatttttttcaatttttctcttGGATATTGCGTTTAGGTATTTAAAACTCTCTTTTCTcgcaacttttaaaaaacttattgagTGCGGAAATTACATGCAAACTTTCATACATAATGATTCTGATCGAAGAATCTCACATAAAATGATCAATAATCACAAAACCGTGCAGCCAtcttatttttctaatattatcgTTTGGAATGAAACGATCCTTTCGGTCCTGTAAGCTTATGAATTGTATGGGTAAAATACAATTTCCTCTTAAATAATTCACTttagaatcattttcattatcaaaaaatttttaaacaaacaaatccGATTTGTAAAATTTAGGACGTAAGAAATGTActtctttaaattaatatgcTTATCATGTGatgttaaattgtaattttgtaatttattcacattgtgttaaataataattgacaaataaatcattaaaaaaaaaattgaaattaaaattttagaataagaAATATTgcacaaattattttgaaatactcatactttttttttgatatataataaagtttaaaaaaaaaatttgccgaTATGCCAGAGTTTTAGAATCACACTTTTGTGGTATAATTACATTCATAGCAAAATTGAATAAGCAAAGTATTAAGTGTTCCATCAAAATTGGCTGAAAAATACTcacatgaaataattaaaaatcttaaattagcTAGAGAAGTAGTGATAATTTCGATAGTTATAaatagtgaaataattttttagtaaaactgTCCTTACATTTTACGTGTTTTTTAAATCGATGTAACCATTAACGCGATTTACAATCTTGAATTATGAAGAAACGGTGTCATGAGCGCCGCTGGGAGTACTTTCAGGGGAGTGCATCGGCATTTACACTTGGGTTAATGGTCAAAACAAtcgacaattttcttttattttcaataccgAAAAAATTGCACCACTAGAAAATTATCTCCAAATATgagatattaatattaacagGAAGGTTCTCCTCACcaaagttttcaatttgttatggAAAAATGCATACCCTACCATTTACTGAACGTATAGCAAATCTCAAcacatatttttgtagaaaattgaaCGTTCTACAAAGGAGGGGTCTGGCACTTTTCCACTATAATctaaccatttaaaaaatattgaaagacaaaatttgaagaacggaaaataaatttttgtctttttaattataataactcgctcattaataaaacttatacaTAAAATGGGCAAtacatattttgaagaaaattaacaaagtttataaagcataccgtttttgaaatttttaataactataccttagaaaatacaattttaaataatttatttttggaaatatttctaaGTTCGAGTTTTCGAAAGGTTTTCAAACTATTTCTAGATAGACAAAGTGCATGATGGTGTTAAGCAAACAAAagccaaatttattttatagttgaaGACGGTATAGATATGCACATAAGATCAAGATAGGCATGTGAGCCTCGCAAagctagtttttaataaattcaggtCGTTGgagacaaacaaaaaaaattctaaaagaaCAAAGACTTGGGTTCTAAAGTGACAAAAAGAACAGAAAAACTTCTAGAAGCAGTGGAGATGTTGTTTTATTGACACTCAGattcttgaaataataatatgttgatTTCCATATTAGTTACTATATGAATAAGATAAACAATCGAGTGACCGATTGTCCATCcgtttgttttcaagtaaaatggaaataaatttttttacagacaaaattacaaaattttgcttttactcTTTATTTACAAGTTATTTCCATTCTACCTAAATCACTGCTTGTTGCATATTTTATAATGCCatgtttgatatttaaatataacgtAAAATGTTGAGGAAGTAAAGTTTGAATACTGTACTAATGATTATTGATAAACtcttattgttataatattcgTGTTTTTTATAGTgaaaactattttcaacttCTGACAAACGATTAAAAAATCGCCTCCCTAGCTAATATATGAGTTTATtgaatatcttaaaattattttgaatatcaaaatataaactaaaacaGCTACCATGATATCATCATTCCATTGTAGTTCCGAGCATTTTTCAGGTGGTATTCAAATTCTAGTATCGACGCCAAATTCAATATTATGTCTAGAATAATTTACCAATCAATCCACTTACTAAAAGAATTATGCCAATATGTATCGATAGTAAGTGATTACccgaattattgttatttataattgcATTACGGTTATTAATTGGAACTATTAATTTACTATCACAAGCCGTTCCACGGATAGCATCCTTGACCGTATTAGTTAATACACGGAAATTCACATCTGCTGGATTCAGTTTTGAGTACATAAATTGTGGCAAACGATTTGATAACACCCATAAATTACCTAACATATCAACTTTAATATCATTTGCATATACCATTGTCACGTTACTCATAAAAATGCGTCCTTGAGATTCCATTGTATAACTAGGGTTACTCGTACGCCAACAAGCTACCGCATTTAAATTTACCAACGAATAAAATAGTACACttgaatttttatccaaaaacgATACAGCTGATTGTCCATTTGGTCCACGATTTCCTAACAGCTTAAACTCATGAAAACTGTTACCGGCAGCAGTTTCATTGCGTAAAATACGAGTTGAAACAGCAAATTCATTTGTACTTGCCATTGGGTGGAAGTATAATGTACTAAAACCATCGGTATCAGGAGCACTTAGTGCTAAACCAAATAATGCATCAGTCCATTggaattttaaaccatttacattaaaatcgccAGCCAATGGATCAATATGGAAATAGTGGTGGGTAATACGCCATGATGTTCCAGTTTTAAACGAGTATATCACTAAGCCAGGTGAAGATAAATCTCCTAAATAAGCGTAGGTATCATCGTAATCGGTATCTTCCACAGCAATATTAgcgaaaaatgaatttttatgtacttGATCGGATGGTAAAACGTATCGTCGTAATAAATTATCGTTACGTAAATTGTAGATTAATAATTGAGTTGAAGTGTACACAACTGTATCGTTACCTAATAGATTTGCCACACCTGTATCTAATACCCATAAACGTCCATATTTATCGGCGCGTACACGAAATGGTGATACAATTTCTGGAGGATCTTCGGTAATATCTGTTGAATCGTTGTAGTTGATTGATTTTGGCAATTTATGTGCGGACCAATTTGGAAATGGGTTTAGTTTTGGATCTTTACTGGTATctggaacaaaaataaaaaactcaattataatttaataactcaaaaaaaaaaaattcaaatttactaaCTACTTCAGACAACAGAGAATATTTTtctgcactaaattacaggagttactttttttaataccatgtatatatgtaatatatatcaaggtatactaagtttattccaagtttgtaacgcttaaaaatattgatgctatgaaaaaattctggtataggtgtttataaaattatctaattagtccattttcggttgtctgcctgtccgtctgacaatacgataaatcaaaaacgaaaagagatatcaagctgaaattataaaTCGTGctaaggatgtaaaaagtgaggtagagaacgtaaatgagcaacataggcccgtaggacccatcttgtaaacttttAGAGATATAAACTTTTAGAAGAAAgtttatgtgaaaaatgttccttataaaaaataaacaacttttgtttaaataaacatcactgtttacccgtgagagcgaaaattaggcgcaaattgtatagcatgtattatatgggaatatcagtaatgtatgtgtgacatgtatgtattgtaatcaacactgtctatacatggtatttcaacaattatctcagtcaattgtttgttttcacttgttatttaaatagtttcagtatcacgtactgaatgtaattgcacaaaatccttacaaaaaagaGGGGGAAGTGcctcaattttatatatatatatatatatttttttttttaaatattaatatttagcgCCAACTATTCACGgtagtgatttcttgaaccgt from Chrysoperla carnea chromosome 2, inChrCarn1.1, whole genome shotgun sequence includes these protein-coding regions:
- the LOC123292985 gene encoding zinc finger protein 271-like — its product is MGEGFRLMKEYNYVTIEDGRIKNEIPEEDSNDIDSVVSVKHEPSRENDNQLCTINYEHIKLEKELHTEVMINNGRIKSEIPEGDSNYIDSVVILSVKHEPVRENDNQLCTINYEHIKLEKELHTEVLINNGRIKSEIPEEDTQHKGIHSEEKPFSCSICNKTFSLKRYLVLHKQIHSEEKSFSCDICDKSFSQQSTLAAHKRIHSEEKSFSCRFNKRISLVQHKCIQSEEKPFTCNICNIKYEQQSDLITHQRFHSGETKFDIGNKSYIHRSNLKTYSRSIKSTNNIVTK
- the LOC123293862 gene encoding protein yellow, which encodes MLLHLLHHHQRQYSTTSCGRRITMCYYYFLIAFLSLSTTHAMDNLKVAFEWKQLDFNYPSVQDRTEAIENGVFIPENNIPMGLEVYENRLFVTVPRWKDGVPASLTYIHLNDTSKDPKLNPFPNWSAHKLPKSINYNDSTDITEDPPEIVSPFRVRADKYGRLWVLDTGVANLLGNDTVVYTSTQLLIYNLRNDNLLRRYVLPSDQVHKNSFFANIAVEDTDYDDTYAYLGDLSSPGLVIYSFKTGTSWRITHHYFHIDPLAGDFNVNGLKFQWTDALFGLALSAPDTDGFSTLYFHPMASTNEFAVSTRILRNETAAGNSFHEFKLLGNRGPNGQSAVSFLDKNSSVLFYSLVNLNAVACWRTSNPSYTMESQGRIFMSNVTMVYANDIKVDMLGNLWVLSNRLPQFMYSKLNPADVNFRVLTNTVKDAIRGTACDSKLIVPINNRNAIINNNNSGNHLLSIHIGIILLVSGLIGKLF